A DNA window from Candidatus Bodocaedibacter vickermanii contains the following coding sequences:
- a CDS encoding ABC transporter ATP-binding protein: MLTLNNITAGYGSRTILNQLTLTINHGEFVHLLGENGAGKSTLFSTVLGKLSHSSGSIHLDGKSTSALSAKELARDIAYVSQNTLHGTVGDFTIQENMEMALLRGRAAPLVFRKPDINHIKHQLSLCELGLENRLSTKVSDLSGGQRQALSLIMALQQMPKLLLLDEHTSALDPNTATRIMALTHSMVTQHNITCVMITHNLQEAIQYGNRIVILHEGTVAKEFDEKQKTTLTHHQLIDALLNIGVFSC; the protein is encoded by the coding sequence ATGCTTACACTTAATAACATCACTGCTGGATATGGCTCGCGAACCATTTTAAACCAGCTAACCTTAACGATTAACCACGGTGAATTCGTTCACCTTTTGGGAGAAAACGGCGCAGGTAAATCAACCTTATTCAGTACCGTATTGGGAAAACTGTCGCATAGCAGCGGATCGATCCACCTGGATGGAAAATCAACGAGCGCTCTATCTGCAAAAGAGCTTGCACGCGACATCGCCTATGTGTCTCAAAATACTTTACATGGCACCGTGGGAGATTTCACGATACAAGAGAATATGGAAATGGCGTTATTAAGAGGGCGTGCCGCCCCATTAGTGTTTAGAAAACCCGACATTAATCATATTAAGCACCAGCTAAGTTTGTGTGAGCTTGGATTGGAAAACCGTCTGTCTACAAAAGTATCTGACCTTTCAGGAGGCCAACGTCAAGCCCTAAGCCTCATCATGGCATTGCAGCAAATGCCCAAGCTGCTGTTATTAGATGAACATACCTCTGCCCTTGATCCAAATACCGCAACGCGAATCATGGCATTAACCCATAGCATGGTGACCCAACATAACATCACATGCGTTATGATCACGCATAACCTGCAAGAAGCGATTCAGTATGGTAATCGCATTGTTATTTTACACGAAGGTACCGTTGCGAAAGAGTTTGATGAAAAGCAGAAAACAACCTTAACGCACCATCAACTGATCGATGCGCTGTTAAATATTGGAGTTTTCTCATGCTAA
- a CDS encoding ABC transporter substrate-binding protein — MFRHLATVLISLTLTLTSIFSAPFKVAIANLGPHQSLIDVVNGIESKAKDLGLDVTFDIQHVNFDMTQIPKMLTAFKAKKPDILITITTSVTQHAKTIFRGTSIPIVFAAITDPVEAKLLVSKSAPTDTMTGVSDQQDAASIIGFMKHHLPCLKRIGIPYAQNEANDRALLESFKAAAKDIDIVPIPVDNLQDLPHRIRAATPSVDALYVGPSNMIQPALPVIVQQANRANVPIFNFNEAAVTSHQALGSFSVSYVRLGHAVAMIIKELMDKKPISSIAPIYPKAVDHYGVISSTVAKRLKISLPPKSYPNVTYVGQ; from the coding sequence ATGTTTCGTCATCTTGCAACAGTTCTAATTAGCCTTACGCTAACACTTACATCAATCTTTTCTGCCCCCTTTAAAGTTGCTATTGCAAACTTAGGCCCCCATCAAAGTCTAATTGACGTGGTCAATGGTATTGAATCAAAAGCAAAAGATTTAGGATTAGATGTTACATTTGATATTCAACATGTCAACTTTGATATGACGCAAATTCCAAAGATGCTAACTGCTTTTAAAGCTAAAAAGCCCGATATTCTAATCACGATTACAACGTCAGTCACTCAGCACGCCAAAACTATTTTCAGAGGAACATCCATCCCTATCGTCTTTGCTGCAATTACCGATCCTGTAGAAGCAAAATTGCTGGTATCAAAAAGTGCGCCAACTGATACTATGACAGGAGTCTCAGACCAACAAGATGCTGCCTCAATTATAGGGTTTATGAAACATCACTTGCCATGCTTAAAACGCATTGGTATCCCTTATGCTCAAAATGAAGCCAACGATCGTGCTTTACTTGAATCGTTTAAAGCTGCAGCCAAAGATATCGACATTGTGCCCATCCCGGTTGATAATTTGCAAGACTTACCCCATCGGATTCGAGCTGCCACACCATCAGTGGATGCCCTATATGTTGGCCCCAGCAACATGATTCAACCTGCCCTACCCGTTATTGTTCAGCAAGCAAATCGAGCAAACGTACCGATATTTAACTTTAATGAGGCTGCCGTGACATCTCACCAAGCGTTGGGCAGCTTTTCTGTGAGTTATGTACGACTAGGTCATGCCGTTGCAATGATTATCAAAGAGTTGATGGATAAAAAACCCATATCATCGATTGCCCCAATCTACCCAAAGGCTGTAGATCATTATGGAGTGATCAGCTCAACCGTTGCAAAACGACTTAAGATAAGCCTTCCACCTAAGTCTTATCCAAACGTTACATATGTGGGACAGTAA
- the uvrA gene encoding excinuclease ABC subunit UvrA, whose amino-acid sequence MHDPTKFIHIRGAREHNLKNINLDIPKGKLVVITGVSGSGKSSLAFDTIYAEGQRRYVESLSAYARQFLQLMEKPDVDLIEGLSPAISIEQKTTSKNPRSTVATVTEIYDYLRLLYARVGIPYSPTTGKPIESQTVSQMVDRIMTHDEGWKFYILAPIARGKKGEYKKELTDLQKKGFLRVIVDGTLMNLDEVPALEKNIRHDIEVVVDRLVMKPGIETRLADTLETALDMGQGLIYVQDATTNDRQMFSANFACPVSGFTIPEIEPRLFSFNSPHGACEACDGLGEKVVFDADLLIPDHALPFIDAVAPWNTDKAGYYQGVLTSIAKHFDVDPSLPYKDVPKKLKDVLLNGTRERIMFIFDSTSYGHYKKSKPYEGLLAFFDRRFRETSSDMIQEELSKYQKALPCETCHGWRLSERARAVKIDGKHIGEITLLSIEDAHTWANTLESHLTQKQTEIAHRILKEVRERLSFLVNVGLNYLTLSRKAGTLSGGESQRIRLASQIGSGLTGVLYVLDEPSIGLHQRDNDQLIATLKHLRNLDNTVIVVEHDEDTMKACDYLIDMGPFAGVHGGTIVSEGIPSYVMADPASLTGAYLSGRQAIELPTERRKGSGNTLRIEGATHNNLKNVTVDIPLGTLTCVTGVSGGGKSSLVIATLYKALAKHFYRASDTPGHYKAIKGLEHIDKVIDIDQSPIGRTPRSNPATYTGCFNYIRDWFAALPEAKARGYAAGRFSFNVKGGRCESCQGDGVIKIEMHFLPDVYVECDQCKGRRYNRETLDVKYKDKSIADVLTMTVEDGVIFFENVPTIRRKLETLQRVGLGYIQIGQRATTLSGGEAQRIKLSKELSKRATGQTLYILDEPTTGLHYHDIEQLLSVLQELVGQGNTVLVIEHNLEVIKTADHIIDIGPEGGERGGTIVAKGTPEEICKVKASYTGKYLKPYLKAKQ is encoded by the coding sequence ATGCATGACCCCACAAAATTTATCCATATTCGCGGTGCTCGAGAACACAACCTTAAAAATATTAACCTAGATATTCCCAAAGGAAAATTGGTTGTAATTACCGGGGTCAGCGGATCAGGCAAATCGTCCCTCGCATTTGATACTATCTATGCCGAGGGACAACGTCGATATGTGGAAAGCTTATCGGCCTATGCTCGTCAATTTTTGCAACTGATGGAAAAACCCGATGTCGATCTGATCGAAGGATTATCACCGGCTATTTCCATTGAGCAAAAAACAACCTCTAAAAACCCTCGATCGACGGTTGCGACAGTTACTGAAATTTATGATTATTTGCGCCTGTTATATGCTCGTGTGGGCATCCCCTACTCACCAACGACCGGAAAACCGATTGAAAGCCAAACGGTCAGTCAAATGGTGGATCGCATTATGACTCACGATGAGGGCTGGAAATTTTATATTCTGGCACCCATCGCTCGCGGCAAAAAGGGTGAATATAAAAAAGAATTAACAGATCTTCAAAAAAAAGGATTCTTACGCGTTATCGTTGATGGAACGCTAATGAACTTAGACGAAGTCCCTGCCCTTGAAAAAAATATCCGCCATGATATCGAGGTTGTCGTTGATCGTTTAGTGATGAAACCCGGAATTGAAACCAGATTAGCGGACACATTAGAAACTGCCCTGGATATGGGGCAAGGCTTGATCTATGTTCAAGACGCAACGACTAATGATCGCCAAATGTTTTCTGCTAACTTTGCATGTCCAGTCTCTGGTTTTACGATTCCAGAAATTGAGCCCCGCTTATTCTCATTCAACAGCCCTCATGGTGCTTGCGAAGCGTGTGATGGATTGGGTGAAAAAGTCGTTTTTGATGCAGACCTGTTGATCCCCGATCACGCCCTGCCCTTCATTGATGCGGTAGCGCCCTGGAATACGGATAAAGCAGGATACTATCAAGGTGTACTTACCAGTATCGCAAAACATTTTGATGTGGATCCATCATTGCCCTATAAAGATGTTCCAAAAAAATTAAAAGATGTCCTTTTGAATGGTACACGCGAACGTATTATGTTTATCTTTGATTCCACCAGTTATGGACATTACAAAAAAAGCAAACCTTATGAAGGGTTACTTGCTTTCTTTGATCGACGTTTCCGCGAAACCAGCAGCGATATGATTCAAGAAGAACTGTCTAAATATCAAAAAGCTTTACCCTGTGAAACGTGTCATGGATGGCGATTAAGCGAACGTGCCAGAGCTGTTAAAATTGACGGAAAACACATTGGTGAAATTACATTACTTTCTATTGAAGACGCTCATACATGGGCAAATACATTAGAATCCCATCTAACACAAAAGCAAACTGAAATTGCCCATCGTATTCTGAAAGAAGTCCGTGAACGCTTAAGTTTCTTGGTGAATGTGGGCTTAAACTATCTAACACTTTCTCGAAAAGCTGGAACACTTTCAGGTGGAGAAAGCCAACGCATTCGACTGGCATCTCAAATTGGTTCTGGATTAACAGGCGTGTTGTATGTGCTGGATGAACCTTCAATTGGATTACATCAGCGCGATAATGACCAACTGATCGCCACATTAAAACACCTGCGCAACCTGGATAACACCGTCATTGTCGTTGAACATGATGAAGATACGATGAAAGCCTGCGATTACTTAATTGATATGGGACCCTTTGCGGGTGTTCACGGTGGAACTATCGTTTCCGAAGGAATCCCAAGCTATGTAATGGCAGATCCAGCAAGCTTAACGGGAGCCTACCTTTCAGGGCGTCAAGCGATCGAACTTCCGACTGAACGTCGCAAAGGCTCTGGAAACACACTGCGTATCGAAGGCGCTACTCACAACAACCTAAAAAACGTTACTGTAGATATTCCATTGGGAACTCTTACGTGTGTTACGGGCGTTAGTGGAGGTGGAAAATCCTCATTGGTCATTGCGACTTTATACAAAGCATTAGCAAAACATTTTTACCGCGCATCCGATACACCGGGTCATTACAAAGCTATAAAGGGATTAGAACATATCGACAAAGTCATTGATATTGATCAATCACCGATTGGCAGAACCCCCAGATCGAATCCTGCAACCTATACAGGGTGTTTCAACTATATTCGCGATTGGTTCGCAGCTCTACCCGAAGCAAAAGCACGTGGATATGCCGCAGGTAGATTTTCATTCAACGTCAAAGGCGGACGATGCGAATCCTGCCAAGGTGATGGCGTCATTAAAATTGAAATGCATTTTCTTCCCGACGTCTATGTTGAATGCGATCAATGTAAAGGACGCAGATATAATCGCGAAACGCTAGATGTGAAATATAAAGACAAATCCATTGCAGATGTGTTGACCATGACGGTTGAAGACGGCGTCATTTTCTTTGAAAACGTTCCGACCATTCGCCGGAAACTTGAAACCTTGCAACGCGTCGGACTTGGCTATATTCAGATAGGACAACGTGCAACCACCCTATCTGGTGGTGAAGCTCAACGCATTAAACTATCCAAAGAACTTTCAAAACGAGCAACAGGTCAAACGTTATATATCCTAGACGAACCCACAACGGGTCTTCATTATCATGATATTGAACAGTTGTTGTCTGTCCTTCAGGAACTTGTGGGACAAGGCAATACCGTCCTTGTCATCGAACATAACCTTGAAGTTATAAAAACCGCAGATCACATCATTGATATCGGTCCCGAAGGCGGTGAACGTGGTGGAACGATTGTTGCGAAAGGAACCCCAGAAGAAATCTGTAAGGTTAAAGCCAGCTATACGGGCAAATATTTAAAACCCTATTTGAAAGCAAAACAATAA
- a CDS encoding GNAT family N-acetyltransferase: MDAIIMLRDLSIIDNTQPDYVDFMSDLNLSTTSQNAVGIRCTKKEQTVGTAVISPNDDVMEIIHLNVIPQRREQGIGQDLVRLSEDYAWIKDYNQIMVLSPIEAFEFFESLGYVYDSEVTTSNGNSLFKMRKSLTSRYTEHSSYITELSIKELYQLIISECPDYESRFMLFDDKDSLYSFANDFAHYIVELYKAQREKEFICAIQIVDTLVRHSDPNISELGIIGILESLQGHLSYQKINETEFVKRLTYETQISWKTLK; encoded by the coding sequence ATGGACGCAATCATAATGCTGCGTGATTTAAGTATCATTGATAACACTCAACCTGATTATGTTGATTTTATGAGTGATCTTAATTTATCCACTACATCTCAAAACGCTGTTGGCATACGTTGTACGAAAAAGGAGCAAACTGTCGGAACTGCTGTCATCTCTCCCAACGACGACGTTATGGAAATCATTCATTTGAATGTCATCCCTCAACGACGAGAACAAGGCATCGGCCAAGATCTTGTGCGATTAAGTGAAGATTACGCATGGATCAAAGATTACAATCAGATCATGGTTCTGAGTCCTATTGAAGCTTTTGAATTTTTTGAATCATTAGGATATGTATACGATTCGGAAGTAACCACCTCAAACGGCAACTCCTTATTTAAAATGAGAAAATCATTAACTTCCCGATATACTGAACATTCAAGCTATATTACGGAACTATCAATTAAAGAACTGTATCAACTGATTATTTCAGAATGTCCAGACTATGAATCACGGTTTATGTTATTTGATGACAAAGATTCACTCTACTCATTTGCAAATGATTTTGCTCATTATATAGTGGAACTTTATAAAGCACAACGTGAAAAAGAATTTATTTGCGCCATTCAAATTGTTGATACTTTAGTTAGGCATTCTGATCCAAACATTTCAGAGCTTGGAATCATTGGTATTTTAGAAAGCTTACAAGGTCATCTTAGTTATCAAAAAATCAATGAAACTGAATTTGTTAAACGCCTTACCTATGAAACACAAATAAGTTGGAAAACGCTTAAATAA
- the tgt gene encoding tRNA guanosine(34) transglycosylase Tgt: MFNFKITHTHENARCGELVCPHGTIQTPNFIFCATKGAIKGLLPSQMKTEGTQFILSNTYHLMLNPGADHIEKMGGLHKFMGWDGPLLTDSGGFQIFSLGHGSVASEIKGRRDTKRPQTLLKITEEGAKFKSYVDGSLHFLTPEKSMEVQRKLGVDFAVMLDECTPFHVDKSYTAASMRMSHRWGQRSLAEFKRHDNGKQKVYGIVQGGIYPDLRIESCEFVNDHDFFGIAVGGSLGQSKGQMHDVVGVAMATLRRDRPVHLLGIGGTSDIFNGVRYGIDTFDCVHPTRLARHGGALVKAKHNTSSTREHLNLNNAINKESTDPIEPDCTCHTCTHFSKGYIHYLLKAKELLALQLLTIHNVSFMNRLMADVRRSIQTGTLDAVEKEWTQS; the protein is encoded by the coding sequence ATGTTTAACTTTAAAATAACACATACCCATGAAAACGCCAGATGCGGAGAGCTTGTTTGCCCACACGGAACAATACAAACGCCTAACTTTATCTTTTGCGCCACAAAGGGTGCTATTAAAGGATTGTTGCCATCTCAAATGAAAACTGAAGGCACTCAGTTTATCTTGTCCAACACCTATCATTTGATGTTAAACCCAGGTGCCGATCATATTGAAAAGATGGGGGGATTGCATAAATTCATGGGATGGGATGGTCCTCTGTTGACAGACTCTGGTGGATTTCAAATCTTCAGTTTAGGTCATGGATCTGTTGCCTCAGAAATCAAAGGACGCAGGGATACTAAACGCCCTCAAACGTTATTAAAGATTACAGAAGAAGGTGCGAAATTCAAATCCTATGTAGATGGCAGCCTCCATTTTTTAACGCCTGAAAAATCAATGGAAGTCCAACGCAAACTGGGCGTTGACTTTGCCGTGATGTTAGACGAATGCACACCATTTCACGTGGACAAAAGCTACACCGCAGCGTCTATGCGAATGAGCCATCGATGGGGTCAACGCAGTTTAGCCGAATTCAAACGTCACGATAACGGCAAACAGAAAGTCTACGGCATCGTCCAAGGTGGAATTTATCCCGACCTTCGCATTGAAAGTTGCGAGTTCGTTAACGATCATGATTTCTTTGGAATCGCAGTCGGAGGATCCTTGGGACAAAGCAAGGGGCAAATGCACGATGTCGTTGGCGTCGCAATGGCAACGCTGCGTCGGGATCGTCCCGTCCATTTGTTAGGGATTGGTGGGACCAGTGATATTTTCAATGGTGTACGTTATGGTATCGATACCTTTGACTGCGTACATCCGACTCGATTGGCTCGCCATGGGGGTGCTCTCGTGAAAGCAAAACATAACACGTCTTCAACTCGTGAACACCTTAACCTGAACAATGCCATCAATAAGGAATCTACGGATCCTATTGAACCTGATTGCACGTGCCACACATGTACTCACTTTTCAAAAGGATATATCCACTATTTATTGAAGGCAAAAGAACTTCTTGCATTGCAACTGCTCACGATTCACAACGTATCCTTCATGAATCGATTAATGGCCGATGTCCGCAGGAGCATTCAAACCGGTACTCTTGATGCCGTTGAGAAAGAATGGACGCAATCATAA
- a CDS encoding MFS transporter produces MAAVMWWIIRDKNPNTSETADDKISLGKLCYQLLEVTLNKQAWFSAIYAGLMFVPTTILAFWGTAYLSETHSLSLEVAGGLTSMILAGWIFGSPAYGYISDALGKRKILMFISALSTLCVSSILIYTASLSYMTIAILMFLVGFCSSGFALAFTTLKENYSVLLVGAAMGFMNTINTLFEALSVIVVGKVIDLQLGSTLCENYQYALMFIPASTILALVTLLFIRAR; encoded by the coding sequence ATGGCCGCTGTAATGTGGTGGATCATTCGCGATAAAAATCCAAACACCTCCGAAACTGCTGACGATAAAATATCTTTGGGTAAATTATGTTATCAACTGTTAGAGGTAACTCTTAATAAACAAGCGTGGTTCTCTGCAATCTATGCTGGACTAATGTTTGTTCCCACCACAATTCTTGCATTTTGGGGAACTGCATATTTATCTGAAACACACAGCTTGTCATTAGAAGTGGCTGGCGGATTAACGTCTATGATTTTGGCTGGATGGATTTTTGGATCTCCCGCCTATGGATATATTTCAGATGCGTTGGGTAAACGCAAAATACTGATGTTTATATCTGCCCTTTCAACATTGTGTGTTAGTTCAATACTGATTTACACGGCCAGTCTTTCATATATGACCATCGCAATATTGATGTTCCTGGTGGGTTTTTGCTCCAGTGGTTTTGCCCTTGCATTTACCACGCTAAAAGAAAACTACAGTGTACTATTGGTTGGCGCTGCAATGGGATTCATGAATACCATTAATACTTTATTCGAAGCCCTTTCCGTAATTGTTGTTGGAAAGGTTATTGATCTTCAGCTGGGATCTACCTTGTGCGAAAACTATCAATATGCATTAATGTTTATCCCTGCAAGCACGATACTTGCATTGGTCACTCTTTTGTTTATTAGAGCTCGCTAG
- a CDS encoding MFS transporter: MLHILNSNRGILSWGLVALFFFYDYLLKFSVSVLKPTLMDEFNITATDFGWVISMYMLVYTVMQIPSGILVDRWGARKIITFAALACAAGCFLFSKADTTFALLMGRALIGFGASFALVTCSKLAAIWFNPNRFAFLFGSMVTIAFVGGMFGINLSTFLLSLYGWRSGMELAGFCMYRNGRCNVVDHSR; this comes from the coding sequence ATGTTACACATATTAAATTCAAATCGCGGTATTTTATCTTGGGGGCTTGTTGCCTTATTCTTTTTTTATGACTATTTATTAAAATTTTCAGTCAGTGTTTTAAAACCAACATTAATGGATGAATTTAATATCACAGCTACAGATTTTGGATGGGTTATTTCGATGTATATGCTTGTATACACCGTAATGCAAATCCCCTCAGGCATTCTAGTCGATCGCTGGGGCGCCCGTAAAATCATTACCTTCGCTGCTCTTGCCTGCGCCGCTGGATGTTTTTTATTTTCAAAAGCCGACACTACATTCGCATTATTAATGGGGCGAGCCCTAATTGGATTTGGAGCTTCCTTCGCTTTGGTAACGTGCTCTAAACTTGCCGCTATTTGGTTTAACCCAAATCGATTTGCTTTCCTGTTTGGTTCGATGGTTACCATCGCATTTGTGGGCGGAATGTTTGGAATCAACTTATCAACATTTTTACTTTCGCTGTATGGTTGGCGCAGCGGGATGGAGTTAGCAGGCTTTTGCATGTATCGCAATGGCCGCTGTAATGTGGTGGATCATTCGCGATAA